The Flavobacterium johnsoniae UW101 genomic interval GCCTGGAGGGAAGCGGGGGATATTTTTACAGAAGAAGAAAAAGCAGTGCTGGCGATAACGGAAGAAATAACATTAATACATCAACAGGGATTATCAGACCAGACCTATTCAAGCGCCGTGCATTTTTTCAGCGAAAAACAGATTGCAGATATCATAACTGCCGTAATTACCATCAATCTTTGGAACAGGGTTGTACTGAGCACCCGACTGCCTATAGGACAAAGTCTGGCATAAAACTGCAAGCTAATGCGGGCTTAAAAAGACTCCATACAAAACCTTAGAATTATAATCAGGTCTGATAATAATGAGCCCGTTTGTTTCGGGCTCATTTCTTTTTCATGAATACCAAAGCCAATCAGCAGCATCACAGTTCAAAAATAAGAACTCAGCCCCCGGCAGCATATGACTAAAATAAAAAAAGATTTCTTCTAAAAACTGCCTTTTAGCTCGGCCTTCCCTTTCAACAACCCAATTAAAGCATATCTAAAAAATCCCTTATAAATAGACTCAAAAAGCCATATTGACTATGTGGAGTTGATAACATGTATGCCACAAACATTTGAGGCGAATTTACAGTTTTTTTTCAGTGAGGAACGTTTTGTGGTACAATCATCGCACATCGAATTCTGAATAGGATATACTAAATAAAATCAATACTTAAAAAGACTAAATTCGAGTATATTAAATCGGACCTATAGCCTGCGACCAATTTTTCAAATACTCCTCCCTTTCAGCCAACCTCCCCTTCACTGGTCAAAATAAAAAAAAACTACAAAAGAAGAAAAATTAACTAACTAACTAACTAACTAACTAACTAACTAACTAACCAACTAACCAACTGGAGAAATTTTCTAAATAACAAGTATTAGATCCCCTGATCTTATCCGGATAATTACTAAAAGATTCTATCCTCTAACCGGCCCTGCCTTCACCGGACGAAGCCGTTTTGGGCCTGATCATTAAATTATTGATAATATAAACGGAAAAGACTTTTTAAAATCAAGCATCTTGTTTGAGACCGATTAAGGCTGTCTTGACCTTACTGCGGTAATTGACATTTATGACAGCACAGGTCAGCCTCTTTTTGCCACAAAAAAATGACAATTTTACCAATAATCCTCCATTTGAAATTTTGTGGCAGAATCGTGGCTTATCACTCTTGTCATCAAGCTTAAATCATTAAAATCAAAGTCTTCGCAAATTAGGTTCGAATGGCGGAGCGAATTTAATTCTGCTTAAGCAGTTATTTCATTTCTATAATCATTTCTGCTTCAACGGCCATGTTCTGCGGAAGGGTATACACCCCCACGGAAGTACGCGCATGCCTGCCCTGCTCACCAAACACTTCAATTAATAAATCTGAAAAGCCGTTCATTACTTTTGACTGCTCAGTAAACAAATCGGCAGTATTTACATAACCGTTTACCTTTACTATTCTTTTTATTTTATTGAGGCTTCCAAAAGCACCTTTAAGTATCGCCAGCTGATTTATAGCCGTTAATCTGGCGGCTCGGTAACCGTCATCAGTGGTGAGTTCCTGTCCTACTTTGCCGACAATGTATTTCCCATCTGCTTTAAGCGGTCCTCTTCCCGAAAGGAAGACCAGATTTCCAACTTGCACCATATCCACATAACTTCCTAAGGATTCTTGTATTTGGGGCAATTGAATTCCTAACTGACTTAATTTTTTCTCCGGACTCTGTGCTGACAAATTAAAACTCAATAGTCCTAATGCAAGCATTACTATATTTTTCATTATTTCCCTCTTATAATTATCTAAAAAAGAAAGCCGTCTTTAAAAGACAGCTTTCCTGATTTTGTTTTTACTTATTTTATGAATTTGATCAATTCGGCATTAAATTTTGGAAGCTCTTCAATAAACAAGGCATGACCGCTTTTCTCGAATGGAACCAAAGTAGAATTGCTAATTGATTTGTGCATTTGCTCAGCTAATTCGTAAGAACAAATTTTGTCCTGTGTTCCGTGAAGAATAAGAGTTGGAATTTTGATTTTTTTCAAATCTTCTCTTAAATCTGTATCACGAAGTGCTTTCATAGATTCAGCCATTGCATAGGGAGAAGCCTGCGCCTGAATAGTTCCCAGCCATGCACCTTGTCCTGCAGATACGCTTGTTTCATTGGCCGGGAAAATTTTTCCAAAATTCTCAAACAATTGTGGTCTGTTGGTATTATTAAGGGCAATAAGACCATTTACATCTTCTTTTGTCCAGAAACCATAGTTAAAGTCAGCTCTTTTTGTCCATAAAGGCGCTGCCGCACCAAACAATGCCAGTTTTGAAACATGGGCCGCATTGTATTTTGCTGCATAGTGAATAACTGTCGCACCTCCCATAGAGAATCCACCGATAGTTGCATTTTCAATTTTAAGTTTGTCCAGAATCACTTTGATATCATCTGCATAAACATCATAGTTATACGCCCCGCCCGGTTTGTCTGATAATCCAAAACCTCTTAAGGTGATTCCGATAACGCGATATCCTTTCTGGATAAGTTCTGCATATTGGTATTCGTACATCGCATCGCTCAATGGCCATCCGTGAATTAGTACAACCGGTTTTCCTTCTCCTAAATCCGTTACATGCAGTTTTACATTTTTTTCTACTTCAATATATTCTTCTCTTCCAAGGCTTGCCGGTTTTCTTTGGCTTTGAGAGAATGCAGTTGTTACTGCTGCTAAAAAAATGGCGAAGCTTGTTGTTAAGATTGTTTTTAAATTGGTTTTCATTTCTTTTGTGTTTTAATTATTATTTAAAGTTTTTATTTTTTTTATTTCTTATTGACCGGACAAAATTGCGGTTTCTTTAATTATAAATCAGATTAATAATTTTATGTTGTTATAAATTTTAATAATAATCAGCTCTTTACTTTTGCATTACCAAAACTGGTTTTCCTTTTTCTACTATATATGTTGCCAGCTCAGAAGCTTTTACATGGCTGTTATTTCTTGCTGAGTGAACTACGCCAGCCGGAATAAAAAGTACTTCCCCAGCCTTTAACCTAACAGCAGACTGACCTTCAACTTCATACTCTAGTACGCCATCAAGGACATAAATAACCTCCTCACCGGGGTGAGAGTGTTTTCCAAAAGCGGTATGAGCTTCAAAATCGATGCGTGCCTGAACCGTTTGGTATCCCGGTACAGTAAGATCGTAACGTTGTAAATCTGTACGTTTTATTCCTGATTGCTGAGCAGAAACAGTACTTGTAAGAATCAATGCTAAAAAGCTGAGAGCAGAAACTGCGGCTGATGCAAAATTTAAAGTTTTCATATTGTATAATTTTATGTATTTGTTTTATTAATTTCCTTGTCAAAAGTACCATGGCATTACCTGCATTGAACTAATAATATTGCCCAGATGGACAAACTGAGAAATGAAGTGGACAAAAGCGGCGTTATGAGTATTATGAATAAAGCAATCCTGTAAAACTAGCTGTAATAAGATTCTCCTTCTTTCCATATACCCATTATAGACAGAGAATCTGAAATATTTTTAGTAGGATCACCTTTTACTAATAACAAATCAGCTCTCATTCCTTCAGCAATTAATCCTCTGTCCGATAAATTAAATCTTTTGGAAGTTACCGATGTTGCAGATTGTAATGCTTCAATGGGGCTTAATCCGGCTTGTACCAACAGCTGCATTTCGTGATGAACGCTCACACCATGGGCAAGACCTCCTAAATGGGGCATCGGTACTGAAACGTCTGTTCCAGCAAGTATATCTACTCCAGCATCATGCAAATCCTTCACATTATTAAAGTTATCCTCCATACTGCCTTCTGGAAAAGTATTGAAACAAGAACACATTGTCATTTTCCAGTCTTCATTCAATTTATTTTCAACTCTTTCATCATGTGCAACATGACAGGCAGAATTTCCTATAATCGATGAATTCAATACCAGGCAGGGTGTTACGAAAATTCCTTTGCTGGCGATGGCTTCAATAAGATCTTGCGTCCAATCTGGTCTGTCAATAAACAAATGTGCCAAACCATCAACACCAATTTCAACCGCCGTTTTTGCCGCCTCTGCTGTTAAAACGTGGGCTATGGCAATTTTGCCTAATTTATGAGCTTCGTCTACCGCTGCCTGTAATACAGGAGTTTCAATGAGAGGTAATCCAGGTGCATTCATTACAGTTCCTTCTTCAATCATTATTTTAAAATAATCAGCGCCGTTATTTACCTGACGACGCACAAAATCTATCGCTCCGTTAAGTGAAGTAACATCTGCACTTAATTCTTCTTCTTTTTTTTGAGCCTGGTGGGCAGCTGCAAAAACGGCCTTTTCTTCTTCAGTCATTTTCTCCATTTCTTTTAAGACAAATTCAGGAATGCCGTCACCTTTAGGAATAAGTTCGTCAGGATGACCGCCGGGAGCTGTCAGGCCCATACCAGCAGAACGCACATCGGCAGCACCGGTAACTCCTATTAATTGGCTTTCACGTCCTTTACTTGTAAATCCTCCCATCATTTCCAATTCGGTAGTTATACCAAATTTTAATGCATCTTTTAAAAACTCTACAGAGGTATGCACATGGGCATCTATTAAACCAGGCAGCAGAGTACAGCCTTCACCGTCAATCACATCATCTATGTCAGCTGGTAAGTCATTTAAAATTGAAGTAATTACCCCGCCACTAAAGACAACTGTTTTTTTACCAATTACATTTTTGCCATCAAATACATTGGCATTGATGATGGCTTTACTTTTAGTATTAGTCATTTTGAATCGTTTAAAATAATTTTCCGACAAAGTTATCTAGTCAATAATGATTAAAATAGCTACATTTGGCACAATAATAGCTCTAAAAGGTCATTCTAATGAAATTACATATAAAGGAAGAATTCGGTTTCTTAGCGGGTTTTGCCGATTTATTAGGCACAGAAGTAAACAATGGAATATTAGTGATACCCGATAATAAAGGGAAAGGCTATTTAAGAG includes:
- a CDS encoding carboxymuconolactone decarboxylase family protein, translating into MQKRLNIKQAAPDALKAMIGLESYLSKISISKTAKELIKIRASQINGCAYCINIHTQDAVKNGETNQRIFLLSAWREAGDIFTEEEKAVLAITEEITLIHQQGLSDQTYSSAVHFFSEKQIADIITAVITINLWNRVVLSTRLPIGQSLA
- a CDS encoding amidohydrolase family protein; translation: MTNTKSKAIINANVFDGKNVIGKKTVVFSGGVITSILNDLPADIDDVIDGEGCTLLPGLIDAHVHTSVEFLKDALKFGITTELEMMGGFTSKGRESQLIGVTGAADVRSAGMGLTAPGGHPDELIPKGDGIPEFVLKEMEKMTEEEKAVFAAAHQAQKKEEELSADVTSLNGAIDFVRRQVNNGADYFKIMIEEGTVMNAPGLPLIETPVLQAAVDEAHKLGKIAIAHVLTAEAAKTAVEIGVDGLAHLFIDRPDWTQDLIEAIASKGIFVTPCLVLNSSIIGNSACHVAHDERVENKLNEDWKMTMCSCFNTFPEGSMEDNFNNVKDLHDAGVDILAGTDVSVPMPHLGGLAHGVSVHHEMQLLVQAGLSPIEALQSATSVTSKRFNLSDRGLIAEGMRADLLLVKGDPTKNISDSLSIMGIWKEGESYYS
- a CDS encoding alpha/beta fold hydrolase — translated: MKTNLKTILTTSFAIFLAAVTTAFSQSQRKPASLGREEYIEVEKNVKLHVTDLGEGKPVVLIHGWPLSDAMYEYQYAELIQKGYRVIGITLRGFGLSDKPGGAYNYDVYADDIKVILDKLKIENATIGGFSMGGATVIHYAAKYNAAHVSKLALFGAAAPLWTKRADFNYGFWTKEDVNGLIALNNTNRPQLFENFGKIFPANETSVSAGQGAWLGTIQAQASPYAMAESMKALRDTDLREDLKKIKIPTLILHGTQDKICSYELAEQMHKSISNSTLVPFEKSGHALFIEELPKFNAELIKFIK
- a CDS encoding cupin domain-containing protein; translation: MKTLNFASAAVSALSFLALILTSTVSAQQSGIKRTDLQRYDLTVPGYQTVQARIDFEAHTAFGKHSHPGEEVIYVLDGVLEYEVEGQSAVRLKAGEVLFIPAGVVHSARNNSHVKASELATYIVEKGKPVLVMQK
- a CDS encoding RidA family protein, which gives rise to MKNIVMLALGLLSFNLSAQSPEKKLSQLGIQLPQIQESLGSYVDMVQVGNLVFLSGRGPLKADGKYIVGKVGQELTTDDGYRAARLTAINQLAILKGAFGSLNKIKRIVKVNGYVNTADLFTEQSKVMNGFSDLLIEVFGEQGRHARTSVGVYTLPQNMAVEAEMIIEMK